The Manihot esculenta cultivar AM560-2 chromosome 1, M.esculenta_v8, whole genome shotgun sequence genome has a window encoding:
- the LOC110614431 gene encoding nudC domain-containing protein 2 isoform X2 gives MAEKLAPEKRHSFIHNGQTVFEWDQTLEEVNIYINLPPNVHSKQFYCKIQTKHLEVGIKGNPPYLNRELSCLVKTDSSFWTLEDGIMHITLQKRDKGQTWSSPLLGQGQLDLYSSDLEQKRLMLQRFQEEDLYSQANYPWWAE, from the exons ATGGCTGAGAAATTGGCTCCAGAGAAACGCCACAGCTTCATCCATAACG GTCAAACTGTATTTGAATGGGATCAAACCCTAGAAGAGGTCAATATCTACATCAATTTACCCCCAAATGTTCACTCAAAGCAATTTTATTGCAAGATTCAAACCAAACATCTTGAAGTTGGCATCAAAGGCAATCCCCCGTATCTCAAT CGTGAGCTCTCCTGCCTAGTGAAGACTGATTCTTCCTTTTGGACTTTAG AGGATGGTATAATGCACATAACACTGCAAAAAAGGGATAAGGGTCAGACATGGTCTTCTCCTTTATTGGGTCAGGGACAGTTGGATCTTTACTCCTCTGATCTCGAACAGAAGCGGCTCATGCTTCAGAGATTTCAGGAAGAG GATCTGTATAGCCAGGCTAATTACCCCTGGTGGGCTGAGTAG
- the LOC110614431 gene encoding nudC domain-containing protein 2 isoform X1: MAEKLAPEKRHSFIHNGQTVFEWDQTLEEVNIYINLPPNVHSKQFYCKIQTKHLEVGIKGNPPYLNRELSCLVKTDSSFWTLEDGIMHITLQKRDKGQTWSSPLLGQGQLDLYSSDLEQKRLMLQRFQEENPGFDFSQAQFTGSCPDPRTFMGGIRIG, from the exons ATGGCTGAGAAATTGGCTCCAGAGAAACGCCACAGCTTCATCCATAACG GTCAAACTGTATTTGAATGGGATCAAACCCTAGAAGAGGTCAATATCTACATCAATTTACCCCCAAATGTTCACTCAAAGCAATTTTATTGCAAGATTCAAACCAAACATCTTGAAGTTGGCATCAAAGGCAATCCCCCGTATCTCAAT CGTGAGCTCTCCTGCCTAGTGAAGACTGATTCTTCCTTTTGGACTTTAG AGGATGGTATAATGCACATAACACTGCAAAAAAGGGATAAGGGTCAGACATGGTCTTCTCCTTTATTGGGTCAGGGACAGTTGGATCTTTACTCCTCTGATCTCGAACAGAAGCGGCTCATGCTTCAGAGATTTCAGGAAGAG AATCCAGGTTTTGACTTCTCCCAGGCACAATTTACAGGGAGCTGTCCTGATCCTAGGACATTTATGGGCGGAATCCGCATTGGTTGA